Proteins encoded together in one Chelonoidis abingdonii isolate Lonesome George chromosome 1, CheloAbing_2.0, whole genome shotgun sequence window:
- the LOC116836869 gene encoding olfactory receptor 52E2-like, with protein MGAFNFTHSDSSTFILMGIPGLEAAHIWISIPFSIFYIISLLGNFTLLSVVGKEQTLHKPMYLLLCMLALSDIATPTFVVPKALGIFWFNLKGITLAACLTQMFFLHMVSVMHSATLVTMAFDRYVAICNPLRYATILSNEKIAKLELICLIRAVLFILPLPLLLSQQPFCANHIIPHMQCEYTAVVKMACGDITVIRIYGLVLMFLINGFDLTLIALSYILIIKAVLRISSKKAHQKALNTCTTHICVMLTYYTPGLFSSLTYWFGQGIAPHVHTILADLYLLIPPMLNPIIYGVRTKELRDKVGKYTCCRR; from the coding sequence ATGGGAGCTTTCAACTTCACCCACTCTGACTCTTCCACATTCATCCTAATGGGCATCCCCGGCCTGGAGGCTGCCCACATCTGgatttccatccctttctctaTATTCTACATTATCAGCCTCTTGGGAAATTTCACACTTCTGTCTGTTGTAGGTAAGGAGCAGACCCTGCACAAGCCGATGTacctgctgctctgcatgctggcaCTCTCAGACATCGCCACACCTACCTTTGTCGTGCCAAAGGCACTGGGTATATTTTGGTTCAATTTGAAAGGCATTACTTTGGCTGCCTGCCTCACTCAGATGTTCTTCCTTCACATGGTTTCTGTTATGCACTCAGCCACACTTGTGACAATGGCCTTCGATCGCTACGTTGCCATATGTAACCCCCTGAGATATGCCACCATCCTCAGCAATGAAAAAATAGCTAAGCTCGAGCTTATATGTTTGATAAGAgctgttctcttcattctgcccctgcctctcctcctgagTCAGCAGCCATTCTGTGCCAACCACATTATCCCTCATATGCAATGTGAGTACACAGCTGTGGTCAAGATGGCATGTGGGGACATTACAGTCATTAGGATATATGGCTTGGTGCTAATGTTTTTAATCAATGGGTTTGACCTGACACTCATTGCCCTGTCCTACATTCTGATCATCAAGGCCGTCCTCAGAATCTCCTCTAAGAAAGCCCACCAGAAAGCCCTCAACACTTGCACAACCCACATCTGTGTGATGCTGACATATTATACCCCTGGCCTTTTCTCCAGCCTCACATACTGGTTTGGTCAAGGCATCGCTCCCCATGTTCATACCATCTTGGCCGACCTTTATCTCCTCATCCCTCCCATGCTCAACCCTATTATTTATGGGGTCAGAACCAAAGAGCTTCGTGACAAAGTAGGCAAATACACCTGCTGCAGAAGATGA